From Thalassovita sp.:
AGCACCTGGCCCAGAACAGAGGCCCCGGCATAGGTAAGCGCATTGTCCGCCAGGTAGCTGACCGCACCTCCATGCACAAAGCCATGCTGCTGCTTCAGCTCATCGCGCACCGGCAGGTGCAGTTCGGCAAAGCCCTGTTCGAATTTCTCCAGCTCCGCACCCAGCAGCACGCTGAACGGCTGTTTCTGCAGAATGCCGCGGCCAAATTCCAGAATATCCATGTCCGATCTCCTCTGCCGCCAGAGGAGAGGTTTTGCGCAGGACTGTCAAAGGCGACCACGGGTCAACAGGGCCCCCTAAGGCGCAAAGAAAAAGCCCCGCCAGATTGGCGGGGCTTCCAATTCTCAACGCATGAGCGGTATCAGCTGATGCGGGTCAGCAGGTCATCCAGCGACTTCTTGGCGTCACCGTAGAACATGCGGGTGTTCTCTTTGTAGAACAGCGGGTTTTCGATACCGGAATAACCGGTGCCCTGACCGCGTTTCGAGACAAACACCTGCTTGGCTTTCCAGCATTCCAGAACCGGCATCCCAGCGATGGGGCTGTTCGGATCTTCCTGCGCGGCCGGGTTCACGATGTCATTCGAACCGATCACGATGGCCACATCGGTTTCGGGGAAGTCATCGTTGATCTCATCCATTTCCAGCACGATGTCATAAGGCACTTTCGCCTCAGCCAGAAGCACGTTCATATGCCCCGGCAGACGACCGGCCACAGGGTGGATTGCGAAACGCACGTTCTTGCCCTTGGCGCGCAGGCGACGGGTCAGTTCCGCCACGTTCTGCTGCGCCTGTGCCACCGCCATGCCGTAACCCGGGATGATCACGATGCTATCTGCCTCTTCCAATGCGGTCGAAACACCGTCAGCGTCGATGGCGATCTGTTCGCCTTCCACTTCCATCGCCGGACCCGCTGCGCCGCCGAAGCCGCCCAGAATAACCGAGATGAACGAACGGTTCATCGCCTTACACATGATGTAGCTGAGGATTGCACCGGAGGAACCAACGAGGGCACCCACCACGATCAACAGGTCGTTGCCCAGCGAGAAACCAATCGCCGCAGCCGCCCAGCCCGAGTAGCTGTTCAGCATCGACACAACCACCGGCATGTCGGCGCCGCCGATGCCCATGATCAGGTGATAGCCGATGAACAGCGACGCGATGGTCATGATGATCAGCGGCAGCAGGCCACCAGTGTTGCAGTACCAGATCAGCGCCACCAGCGACAGGATCGCCGCCGCCGCGTTCAGCACATGGCCGCCGGGCAGCTTGGTTGCTGCCGAGGTCACTTTGCCCGCCAGCTTGCCATAGGCCACCACCGAACCTGTGAAGGTCACTGCACCGATGAAGATACCCAGGAACAGCTCAACCCGCAGGATGCCGATCTCAACAGCGTCCTTCTTGGCCAAAAGCTTGGCAAAGCCTTCCAGCGCTTTTTTCTCATCCGCGCCCATCGCCAGCACACGGCCCAGTTCGATGTGGGCGATGAAGCCCACAAAGACAGCGGCCAAACCCACCAGCGAGTGCATCGCAGCCACCAGTTCCGGCATCTGGGTCATCTGCACCCGGTTGGCCAGCTGGTAGCCGATGATACCGCCCGCCGGGATCAGCAGGATGGAGACCCACCACAGACCAGCACCGGGGCCGATCAGGGTTGCAAATACCGCCAGCCCCATGCCGACGATGCCGTACCAAACGGCGCGTTTGGCGCTTTCCTGACCGGACAGGCCGCCCAGCGACAGGATGAAGAGAACAGCCGCAACAACGTAGGCGGCAGTCGTGAAACCAAAGTCCATAAGTCCTTACTCCTTAGGATTTCTGGAACATGGCGAGCATGCGCCGTGTCACGAGGAAGCCGCCAAAGATGTTGATCCCGGTCATGAAGACCGACAGCGCGGCAAGGAGGATCACCAGGAAGGAGCCCGAGCCGATCTGCATCAGCGCGCCCAGAATGATGATCGAGGAGATCGCGTTGGTCACCGCCATCAGCGGGGTGTGCAGCGAGTGCGCAACGTTCCAGATTACCTGGAAGCCGACAAACACCGCCAGAACAAACACGATGAAGTGCTGCATGAAGCTGGCCGGGGCCACCAGACCAACGCCCAACAGCAGAACCGCGCCAACGGTCAGCAGGGTCACCTGGTTCTTGGTCTGCTTCTTGAACTCAGCCACTTCCTGTGCCCGGATCTCTTCCGGGGTCAGTTCCTTGACCTCTTGTTTCGGCTGGGCCGCAATTGCCTGCACTTTCGGCGGCGGCGGCGGGAAGGTGATCTCACCCTGATGGGTCACGGTCGCGCCGCGGATCACGTCATCTTCCATGTCGTGGTTGATCTGGCCGTCCTTTTCAGGGGTCAGGTCAGCCATCATGTGACGGATGTTGGTGGCATAAAGGCTGGAGGCCTGCGCCGCCATCCGCGACGGGAAGTCGGTGTAACCGATGATGGTCACGCCATTTTCGGTCACGATCTTCTCGTCTGCGACGGTCAGCTTACAGTTGCCGCCCTTTTCCGCCGCAAGGTCCACGATGACCGAACCCGGTTTCATCGCCTCGACCATGTCTTTGGTCCACAGCTCAGGCGCTTCGCGGTTCGGGATCAGCGCGGTGGTGATCACGATGTCCACTTCGGGGGCCAGTTCGCGGAACTTGGCCAGCTGCGCTTCGCGGAACTCATCGGACTGAACCGAGGCATAGCCACCGGTCGCGGCGCCATCGGTGCCCTCTTCTTCGAAGTCCAGATAGACGAACTCAGCGCCCATGGACTCAACCTGCTCAGCCACTTCGGGACGCACGTCGAACGCCAGGGTGATCGCACCCAGCGAGGTGGAGGTGCCGATCGCGGCCAGACCGGCCACACCCGCGCCCACAACCAGCACTTTGGCTGGCGGCACTTTACCCGCAGCGGTCACCTGACCGGTGAAGAAACGGCCAAAGTTGTTGCCCGCCTCGATCACCGCGCGGTAGCCGGCGATATTGGCCATGGAGGACAGCGCATCCATTTTCTGGGCGCGGCTGATCCGTGGCACCATTTCCATGGCGATCACATTGGCGCCTTTGGATTTGGCCAGTTCCATGCCCTCTTCGTTCCCACCGGGGTTGAAGAAGGAGATCAGCGTCTTTTCTTTGTTCAGACGCTTCAGCTCGGTTTCATTGGGCTGACGGACCTTGGCAATGATGTCGGCGCCTTTCCACAAAGCGGCAGCGGTTTTGACGATCTCAACACCGGCCTCCTCATAGGTGGCATCCGAGAAGCCCGCGGCCAGACCGGCCCCGCTCTCGATGGCACATTCATAGCCGAGTTTCTGTAGCTGACGCGCCGAGTCCGGCGTCATCGCGACACGGTTTTCGCCGTCAAAGATTTCCTTTGGCGTTCCGATTTTCAACTGTCACGTCCCCCTTCAGAACTGTGTTCGTTGCTTCGTTTAGAACGAAGATGTTAACTCATTCGGGCGCGCAATAATATTGCGCAGAACTACGCACCCTTGTGATACCTATTTCGCACCCATGTCAAACCTAACGTAAAGCCAAGGCTTAGACCCAACGCCGCGTCTTTTGACAATAGCGCGCAAAATCTAAGCGAAATTTCTTTCGCAGGGCGTTTTCTTCTGGGATGACAAAACGTTTCTCGATGAACCAAAGAAAAATAGGCACCAATGGCAAGGACAAAATTGTATCGAAACACAAAATCACCCCGGCCAGGATCAGCACATAGCCAAGATAAATAGGGTTTCGGGACCATTTAAAGACGCCGCCCGTGACCAGCCGCGCGGCCTCCTCTCGGGGGTGAAACGTGGTCTGCATCCGCCGCATTTGACTGACCGCCATCGCGATCAGGATCACCCCACCGCCCAAGAAAACGGCACTGAGGAGGTCAATTATTGGGCTCTTCAGGCTGAGGCCCGCCGGCACCACCTGCGGCAGGGCTAAGGCCAGCAAAACAGTCAGCAAAAGCCACACCGGAGGGATATCAAATGTCTTCATTTTGCTCTCCTGACACCAATGGTCCCCCGCGCCGCACCCATGCCGATCGTGGGCGTTCATCCCGGGCGGTCTGATCTCACTGACAGGCCCAGACCCGGCCGTTATCGGCGGGACGGCCGGAGCCATCCCGCCTGCGGGGTCAAACTGCCCGCCCGGAACCAAGACCGACAAGGGCTTTTATGCGGGGAAGCCGCGGCCTTGTGTCCCGAAGGAGCCTCGGAGTGACAATTTGGACCTGTCCCCATCCCGGGATCGGCCAAATTGTCCAATAGAATCGACTGCTTGGTTGGCAGTGATGCTTATTCCCATTCCATTTCTTCAAAGACACGACCGGCGTTTTTCGTCGCCAGCTCCTCAAAGGTGTCCAGATTCGCCCAAGCGCTTTGATCCACATAGTAGGCGCCCGCCAGATCACCGCCCTCATCGATATGCGCCCCCACCTTGGCGCGCAGATCGCTCAGATAGTCGTAGGTGTAGCGGCGCACCTGCGCCAGATTGGTCGGGTGACCATGACCGGGGATCACATAGGTGGGCGCCAAAGGCTCCATCTCGGCCTCCCATGTTTCCAGCCAGCAGGAGGTGCAGATGCCCTCAAAGATCGGCAGCATCCGCTCATGAAACGCGATATCGCCCGCGATCAGCATGCCCCAATCCGGCAGCCAGACCTGCGTGTCGCCCGGATCATGGGCCGGCCCCATATGCATCACCTCAATCTGCACCCCGCCGAGGGTCAGGCTGTAGCTGTCGTCAAAGCTGAGGTTCGGCGTCACCGTTCGGGTGCCTTCGGCCTTATCGCGGTTGTAGCGCTCCATCCCCTGCAGGATGAAATCCGCTTCTGAGGTGAAGGCCTCGATCGCATCCACATGGGCCAGAATATCGACGCCCAGATCCATCCAATAGGCGTTGCCCAGCATCGCATGGCCCTGGCCGTTTTCATTGACCACCAGAACCACCGGCTGATCGGTGACCGCCTTGATCTCCTCATGCAGGGCGGCGGCCAGCCGGACCGAGGCGCCACCGTTCACCACAACAACGCCTTCCTCGGTCACGATGAAGGACAGGTTGTTGTTGTGGCCTGAGTTCTCATAGGTCGGCGGTGCGGTGGCCCCGATGGCCGAAAACACATGCGGGATCACCTCAACCGGTTTGGAATACAGTTCCGACCCCGGATATTGATCCGCAATGTCTTCGCTGGCCAAAGCAACAGATGCAGTGGCAGCGGCAATAACGCCCAGTAGCGGTGCATTCAGTTTCATAGTGATCCTCCCGACCTCAAATCACGATCAAATTCACTCATGCGAATGTAATTGTAAAGACCGTAACACACACATGTGCAGAAATGACCCAGCGGAAGATCGCCTCTGACTTGCACCGGGGGCTGGCGTGGCTATCGTCATCCCCAACACGGGAGGACTGAATATGCATCTGAAGGGAAAACACGCGCTGGTCACTGGCGGCGGCACCGGAATTGGGCTGGGCATCGCAAAAGCCCTGGCGGCACAGGGCGCTGAGGTGACTATCACCGGTCGTCGCCTCGACGTGCTGGAGGCTGAGGCCGGCAATGGCCTGCACGCACTACAGATGGATGTGGCCGAGGAGGCATCGGTGGTTGACGGCGTTGCTGCAGCGGTGGCGGCGCGTGGCCCGATCCAGATCTGTGTGCCCAACGCAGGCATTGCCGAAGGCCGCGCCCTACATAAGACTGAAATGGAGTTCTGGCGCCAGATGATGGCGATCAACGTCGATGGCTGTTTCCTGACCATCCGCGAATGCCTGAAGTCGATGCATGGCACCGATTGGGGCCGGGTGATCGCGGTCAGTTCCATCGCGGGTCTGCGCGGGTTGAAAGGTGGCGCCTGCTACACTGCCACCAAACACGCCATGGTCGGCATGATCCGGGCACTGGCGGCAGATTACGCCGGCAAACCCTATACGTTCAACGCGCTCTGCCCGGCCTATGTGGACACAAACATCGTGCCGCAAAACGTTGAAAGCATCATGAAACGCACCGGCATGAGTGAAGAAGAGGCACTGCAGGTGATGGTCGGCGCCAACCCACATGGCCGCTTGATCACAGTGGAAGAGGTGGCCGAGGCCGCGATGTTCCTTTGCGGTGAACACTCCGGTTCCATGAACGGGCAGACCGTGCAGATCTCTGGCGGCGAAATGTAAGGGGGGCGGCGATGACCCGGGATGAGTTCAATCAGTTCTGTGCCGGCCTCACTGCCACCAGCCATGTGGTGCAGTGGGGTGATTCCGACGTCTGGAAAGTGGCCGATAAGGTCTTTGCGATCTGTGGCTGGGCCGAGGGGCACGATGCCTTCACCTTCAAGGTGACCCAGCTGAGGTTTGAGGTTCTCTCAGACATGCCGGGCCTGCGTCCGGCCCCTTATCTGGCCTCACGCGGGATGAGCTGGATCCAGCAATATGAGGCCCCAGGCCTCAGTGATAGTGAATTAAAACAACATCTTATCGCGTCCTATGAATTGGTTGCCGAAGGCCTCTCCAAAAAGAAACGCCGCGCCTTGGGCATCCCGATCCCGGGCGAAGACGGCTAAGACATTTCCAGCAACACATCACGAAACGTGATGTAAATTCGCACAAGAATTGTTGGTGCATCGCAAAAATCCTTCCGCTAAGCACAGGACAACAAGAGGCCAGCCTGGGCCAGCAGACGTGCCACACTACGTGCCAGCGGGAGGAAAAGATGACCGATTTCAGCGCCACCAAAGAGATGTTCTATCTGCCAGAGGGCATGATCTATCTGGACGGCAACTCGCTCGGCCCGCTGCCCAAAGCGGCCCCTGCCAAGATGGCGGGCGTGATGCAGGACGAATGGGGCGAATATCTGATCACGGGCTGGAACAAAGCCGGCTGGATGGCGCGCCCAACCGAAATCGGCAACCGGATCGCCCGTCTGATCGGCGCCGAAGAAAACCACGTGATGATTGGCGACACCCTGTCGATCAAGGTCTTCCAGGCCGTCGCCTCCGCAATGTCGCTGCAACACGCCAAAGGCGGTGCCGCCGCGGCGCGCAAGGTGATCCTCAGCGACAATGGCAACTTCCCCTCGGACCTCTATATGGCCGAAGGGCTGATCAAGACACTGGACCGCGATGGCACCCTGGGTCTGGAACTGCGTGTCGTCGACCCCGAAGCGGTGGCAGAAAACCTCACCGATGAGGTGGCGGTGATGATGATCACCGAGGTGGATTACCGCACCGGGCGCAAACACGACATGAAGGCGCTGACCGAAAAGGCCCATGCCCATGGCATCGTCACCGTGTGGGATCTGGCCCATAGCGCCGGTGCACTGCCGGTGGATCTGGCGGGCTGTCAGGCGGATTTCGCGGTGGGCTGCACCTATAAATACCTCAACGGTGGCCCCGGCGCCCCGGCCTTCATCTATGTGAACCCGAAACACGCCGATGTGGCCGAGCCTGCGCTGTCGGGCTGGCTGGGCCATGATGCGCCTTTTGCCTTTGAACAAAGCTACCGCGCCGGTGCTGGCGTGGAACGTATGCGCGTCGGCACCCCGCCGGTTCTGGCCAATGCGGCGCTGGCGGCGGCGCTGGATATCTGGGATCTGACCGATATGGAAACGATCCGCGCCCGCTCCAATGAGCTCTGCGATCTCTTCATCAAAGAGGTTGAAGCGCGCTGCCCCATGCTGGAGCTGGCCACCCCACGTGACGCCAGCGTGCGCGGCAGTCAGGTCTCCTTCCGCTTCAAAGAAGGCTACGCAGCCATGCAAGCCGTGATCGCCCGCGGCGTGATTGGTGACTTCCGCGCGCCGGACATCATGCGCTTTGGCTTCACCCCGCTTTATGTGGACGAACAGGACGTGATCAAAGCGGCCGAGATCATTGAGGACGTGATGGTTAACGATCTGTGGGATCAGCCGGAATACAAGGTGCGCAACCGCGTCACCTGACCCCGGATGCCAGAACCCACCCAGCATATCCCTTTGTGCCGCCCGTGTTTCTGGGCGGCCTTCTGGCGGGCCAAGGCCCGCCTCACCACTATTGCCACCTGACAGCCGGATAAATCGCGCCCCCGCAGCGCCTTCATCTTGCTATAAATACTCAAATTCCCCCGCTGCCGCCTGATGCGCCAGTGGATGTTCCAGGTGACACAGATGACCAAAGAAACCCCGAACACCCCCTATAACCCCGCCAAAGACGGCGCCCAGATGAGCTTTGACGGGCGGATGTCCTATGGCGATTATCTGGGGCTGGATGCGATCCTGAGCGCGCAGCACCCGCTGTCCTCGGCCCATGATGAGCTGTTGTTTATCATCCAGCACCAGACATCTGAGCTGTGGATGAAGCTGGCCGTGCATGAGCTGCACGCCGCCCGTGATCTGCTGAAAGACGGCCAATACCGCCCCGCCTTCAAGATGCTGGCGCGGGTCAGTCGGATTTTTGAACAACTTAACTCCACCTGGGACGTGCTGCGCACCATGACGCCGTCTGACTACACGCGCTTCCGTGAGGATCTGGGCCAAAGCTCGGGCTTTCAAAGCTACCAGTACCGTCAGATCGAGTTTATGCTGGGCAACCGCAATCAGGCGATGCTGAAACCGCATGCTCATCGCGCAGACCTGACAGAACTGCTGACAGCTGAACTGGCGCAGCCGTCACTCTATGATGTGGCCCTTGCGGCGCTGGCCCAAGCCGTTGGCCTGCCGGATGAGGTGCTGAACCGCGCCCCAGACACCCCCTATCAGACCAGTGAAGCTGTGACCGCGGCCTGGACCAAGATCTATCAGGATCCAGAGGCCCATTGGGAGCTGTATGAGCTGGCCGAAAAACTGGTGGATCTGGAGGATTACTTCCGCCGCTGGCGGTTCAACCATGTCACCACGGTGGAACGGGTGATCGGCTTCAAACGCGGCACCGGCGGCACCGGTGGGGTCAGCTATCTGCGCCGCATGTTGGAGGTTGAGCTTTTCCCGGAACTCTGGCATTTGCGCACCGCACTCTGAGCTGAGCCCTTCGACCAGTTCTATATGCGATGACACTAAGGTCGTTGCCCTATCAGGGGCTGCGGCCGCAAATCTGGAAACAACCGCTGCGCATTGCGTCGACTCGTTTCCCAATAAGAAACAATAAGACCTTACCGCGCCGATGTGTTGCCGGGAAATAAGGCCAAAGGATGACACAAATCAGCCCCAGCCCCCAGCGCAGAACCACCCTGCCCCCGTGCGGTGCCTTAACCCAAACTTAGCACAGCCCCTTTAAACACAGCGCTTCCTGCCCCTGTTCCCTCCTGGCGGATCAGACAGACGTGGTGGATGCGCTGCGTTTGGCCTGCCTCATTTCCCTCAGGCCTTGCGCAGATATGCCGCGATGTCGCCCCTTTCCGCCCCAAACCCTGCCGCAGCCCGGCACTAATCTTGCTTTTAGTCAAACACTTACGCGCGCTCGCGCCTTATTGGAGCCCATGACATGCCGTCTGGATATCTGGTCACACTCGGAGATGGATCGCTGGATGCAGGCGATGTGATCAGCGGCAGCCTGGTCACCTTCACCACAGATCAGACCATCGGGTCGGGTCAGTGGACCTGGACCGGCACCTACAACGGCACCCCCTACACCGATGAGCTGGAGCCGGGCACCTATTATCTGGCCACAGACGGCAACGTCTACTTTGAACCCAGCCTTGGCCCGGTGACCACGCTGACCGACTCTTCCGTTGTGTCAGCGCCCAGCTTCACCCTGCCCGGCAACGGTGTGGTCGATGGCACCGGTGAGGCTGAGGTGATCGATGGCAGCTACACCGACAGCGAAGGAGAAAGCGTCAGCTCGGGCGCCGATAGCATCGCCGCAGGTGGCGGTGATGACACCATCACGGCACAGGGCGGCAACGACACGATCGAGGCTGGCGCAGGCAATGATGTTGTGTCCGGCAACGGCGGCGCTGATCTGATCTATGGGGACAGCCAAAGCGCCAGCTCCGGCAGTTCCGAAACGCTCAGCTGGACGGCACAGGGCAGCAACGGTGACAGCATCGCCAGCGGCCTAACCGTGACCACCGGCGAAATGCAGGTCACTGCCAGCTTCACCGCCACCGGCAACAACAACCCGCGCATCGAAATTGACACCAATGACACAGGCTATGTCGGGTCAGGCGAACCCTTTGACGCCGATAGCCTGGTCTATCTGCGTGGTGACGGCGATGGCGACACGCTGCGCGCCAATTTCAGCTTTGCCGCCGTGGCCGGTTCGGAAATGCAGGATGAGGTGGAAAACCTCACCTTCCGCATCAATGACATCGACTGGGGTGACAACAACCATACCGATATCGTTACCGTCACCGCGCTGAATGCGGCGGGCGATCCGGTCACAGTGACCTTCACCCTTGGCGGTGGGGACACGCTGGTTGGCAATACGATCACCGCAGATGAGGTGGGCGAGAACCCGCAGGATCTGGGCGGTTCGGTCCTGATCACCATCGCCGGGCCGGTCAGTTCATTCGAGATTGAATACAGCAACGGCCAAAACGGCGCGCAGGCCGTGTGGCTGTCTGACCTGCACTTTGACACCCTGCCACAAGAGCCGGGCGATGACAGCATTTCCGGCGGCGGCGGTGCCGACACGATCTTTGGTCAGGAAGGCGATGACACGCTGTCCGGCGATGGCGGCTCTGACAGCCTGTCGGGCGGTGAAGGCGATGACAGCCTGTCCGGGGGCAACGCCACTGACACGCTGGATGGCGGCACCGGCAATGACACCCTGGCTGGCGGCGCTGGTGGCGACAGCCTGAGCGCCGGATCGGGGATGGACTTCCTCGACTACACCGCGTCCGACGCCGGGGTCAGCATCGACCTTGCCAACAGCACCGCCAGCGGCGGCCATGCCGATGGCGATACGCTGGGCAGCGGCCTGGATGGCATCCTCGGCTCGGACTGGAATGACACGCTGACCGGCTATGACGGTCAGGGCGTGGATGATGGTGTGGTTTGGACCAACGTCTTTTACGGCAATGACGGCGATGACCTTCTGGATGGGGCCGGCGGCGATGATGAGCTTTATGGCGGCGCCGACAACGACACGATCATCGGCGGCACCGGTGCCGACCTCATGGATGGCGGCGAAGGCAATGACCGTCTGCTGGTTGGTTCGGGTGATACCGTCACCGGGGGCGGCGGCGATGACATCTTCATCATCGACGACACCGCCCTTGGCGGCGGCACGATCACCATTGATGGCGGCGAAACCGACGAACCGGGCGGCGACACGCTGGACTTCGCAGGCCAGATCGGCTGGGGCGATATCACCTTCACAGACACCAACCCGGATGCGCTGGCAGGCTCGGCAACGCTGGGCGATGGCACTGTGGTCAACTTCTCAAACATTGAGAACTTGGTCATCTGTTTCACCACTGGCACCCGGATCTGGACGCCACAGGGCGCCCGACTGATTGAGACCCTGCAGCCCGGCGATCTGGTGCTGACCCGCGATCACGGTGTGCAGCCGGTGCGCTGGATTGGTCAGCGCACGGTCAAAGGGGCCGGTCGTTTTGCGCCCATCCGCTTTGCCCAAGGGGTGATTGGCAACGAACGTGAGCTGCTGGTGTCACCGCAGCACAGGATGCTGCATCAGTCCACCGCCGCGAATCTCTACTTCAACGACAGCGAAGTGCTGATCCCGGCCAAACACATGGTCAACGGAGGCTCGATTCAGCAGATTGAGACCGAAGAGGTGACCTATGTGCACATGCTCTTTGACAGTCACGAAATGGTCTTTGCCGAAGGCGCTGTGAGCGAAAGCTTCCACCCCGGTCAGATGGGCCTGTCGGCCATTGACGCGCCTGCGCGCGAGGAGCTGTTTGCGCTGTTCCCAGAGCTGCGTTCCAACCCCAATGGCTATGGTGAAACCGCCCGGATCTGCCTGCGCGCGCATGAGGCGCAGCTGTTGCAGGCGGCGTAATTGCGGCAATTTTGCTAGACATTCGCCCCAATCTGGCCTCAATGCTGCATTTTTGCCAGCATATCCAAAAGCCGCGTGGTCAGCGGATTGGCCACCGCCCCGGCGGGCCACACCGCATAGACCGGGATCGGCGTAACCTGCCATTCCTGCAAAACCTCCACCAGCCGACCTGCCGCCAGATCCGCTGCCACGAAATGGGTGGGCGGTGAGGCTAAAGCCATGCCCAGAAACGCAAAATCCGACATGGCTTCGATATTATTCACGGTGATATTGCCGGCCTGCTGCACCTGCGCCTCTTGCCCGTTCGGGCTGATCAGGACGCGCTGATCACTCATTTTTGCAAATCGCACCCATGGGATTTGGCCTAGATCCGCAGGCGCCGCAATCGGCGGATGTTTCGCCAGAAAGTCAGGACTGGCGACCAGCACCCGCGGCATATCCCACAGCTTGCGGCACATCAGGCTGCTGTCGGTCATCTCGCCAGAGCGCAGCGCCAGATCATAGCGGTCCCCCACCAGATCCTCCCATATGTCGGAGTAGTGCAGATCCAGCGCAACCTGCGGATTTTCCGCATGAAACCGCGACAGCGTGGCCGCAATGGGCGATCCCGCCATGGCCGAGGTCAGGGTGATCCGCAACATGCCGCTGAGCGCCGCCTCAGGATCGCGCGCCTGCATCAACCCGGTTTCTGCCAGCCCCAGCATCGCCTCAGCCGAGGCCGCCAGTCGTTCCCCCGCATCCGTAAGGCTCAACCGACGGGTCGAACGATAGAGCAAGGGGCGGCCCAGCTCCTCCTCCAGCTGTTTGACGTGATAGCTGACGACCGAAGGCGTCAGGCCCAGCGTGCGCCCAGCGCCCCGGAACGATCCCTGCCGCACACATTCGGCAAAGATACCCAGCGATTTCAAACGATCCACCAGCATTAGTCCACTTTTCCGCACAATCTGTTCAATTACGCCACTCTACCGAACAGTTGCCCCCCGGGCTAGCTCTGATCGGAAAGGAGACCCCATGCCTGCCCTCACAATCCCCTTCCTGCCGATGGCGCTTTTCGCTGCCTCCCTGTCACTGGCGCCCGGACCGGTGAACCTGATTATCCTGTCCACCGCGCTGAACCACGGTGTCAGCGCGCCGTTGCGCTTCATCACCGGCGCGACGGTGGGTTTTACCGCGCTGCTGATCCTGACCG
This genomic window contains:
- the kynA gene encoding tryptophan 2,3-dioxygenase, which produces MTKETPNTPYNPAKDGAQMSFDGRMSYGDYLGLDAILSAQHPLSSAHDELLFIIQHQTSELWMKLAVHELHAARDLLKDGQYRPAFKMLARVSRIFEQLNSTWDVLRTMTPSDYTRFREDLGQSSGFQSYQYRQIEFMLGNRNQAMLKPHAHRADLTELLTAELAQPSLYDVALAALAQAVGLPDEVLNRAPDTPYQTSEAVTAAWTKIYQDPEAHWELYELAEKLVDLEDYFRRWRFNHVTTVERVIGFKRGTGGTGGVSYLRRMLEVELFPELWHLRTAL
- a CDS encoding Hint domain-containing protein, whose translation is MPSGYLVTLGDGSLDAGDVISGSLVTFTTDQTIGSGQWTWTGTYNGTPYTDELEPGTYYLATDGNVYFEPSLGPVTTLTDSSVVSAPSFTLPGNGVVDGTGEAEVIDGSYTDSEGESVSSGADSIAAGGGDDTITAQGGNDTIEAGAGNDVVSGNGGADLIYGDSQSASSGSSETLSWTAQGSNGDSIASGLTVTTGEMQVTASFTATGNNNPRIEIDTNDTGYVGSGEPFDADSLVYLRGDGDGDTLRANFSFAAVAGSEMQDEVENLTFRINDIDWGDNNHTDIVTVTALNAAGDPVTVTFTLGGGDTLVGNTITADEVGENPQDLGGSVLITIAGPVSSFEIEYSNGQNGAQAVWLSDLHFDTLPQEPGDDSISGGGGADTIFGQEGDDTLSGDGGSDSLSGGEGDDSLSGGNATDTLDGGTGNDTLAGGAGGDSLSAGSGMDFLDYTASDAGVSIDLANSTASGGHADGDTLGSGLDGILGSDWNDTLTGYDGQGVDDGVVWTNVFYGNDGDDLLDGAGGDDELYGGADNDTIIGGTGADLMDGGEGNDRLLVGSGDTVTGGGGDDIFIIDDTALGGGTITIDGGETDEPGGDTLDFAGQIGWGDITFTDTNPDALAGSATLGDGTVVNFSNIENLVICFTTGTRIWTPQGARLIETLQPGDLVLTRDHGVQPVRWIGQRTVKGAGRFAPIRFAQGVIGNERELLVSPQHRMLHQSTAANLYFNDSEVLIPAKHMVNGGSIQQIETEEVTYVHMLFDSHEMVFAEGAVSESFHPGQMGLSAIDAPAREELFALFPELRSNPNGYGETARICLRAHEAQLLQAA
- a CDS encoding LysR family transcriptional regulator, whose amino-acid sequence is MLVDRLKSLGIFAECVRQGSFRGAGRTLGLTPSVVSYHVKQLEEELGRPLLYRSTRRLSLTDAGERLAASAEAMLGLAETGLMQARDPEAALSGMLRITLTSAMAGSPIAATLSRFHAENPQVALDLHYSDIWEDLVGDRYDLALRSGEMTDSSLMCRKLWDMPRVLVASPDFLAKHPPIAAPADLGQIPWVRFAKMSDQRVLISPNGQEAQVQQAGNITVNNIEAMSDFAFLGMALASPPTHFVAADLAAGRLVEVLQEWQVTPIPVYAVWPAGAVANPLTTRLLDMLAKMQH